In Phragmites australis chromosome 17, lpPhrAust1.1, whole genome shotgun sequence, the following are encoded in one genomic region:
- the LOC133897872 gene encoding probable 2-oxoglutarate-dependent dioxygenase SLC1: MAILDLDLAVSNNNSSSHSEADEQQRLRQDKASDDHHHPAEVETEDQLLLKGVRHLCERGGGIVTSLPARYVLPPSDRPASEANHNHGPACMSLPVIDLGRLRVPAERAAALAELDAACREYGFFQVVNHGVDVDTVRGMLDVARRFFELPFAERARYMSSDIRSPVRYGTSFNQLNDGVLCWRDFLKLVCHNLADVVPSWPDAPIDLREAVSAYARSSQRLFKELMEAALQALGIRHGGGEAILNDCDAGSQMLIANCFPACPQPDLTLGMPPHSDYGFLTVLLQDQVKGLEVRHADRWILVDPLPGSLVVNIGDHFEIYSNGRYKSVLHRVRVNSSRSRISVASLHSLPPERVIGPAAELVDEEKNPRRYMDTDFATFLDFLASAEGKHKSFLQSRRITMIHTDDGPSPLQPQ, translated from the exons ATGGCGATCCTCGACCTCGACCTTGCCGTCAGTAATAATAATAGTAGTAGTCATTCCGAAGCTGATGAGCAGCAGCGCCTCCGTCAAGACAAGGCCAGCGACGACCACCACCACCCGGCGGAGGTGGAGACGGAGGACCAGCTGCTCCTCAAGGGCGTGCGGCACTTGtgcgagcgcggcggcggcattGTTACCAGCCTGCCCGCCCGCTACGTCCTCCCGCCCTCCGACCGCCCAGCCTCCGAGGctaatcataatcatggcccCGCATGCATGAGCCTCCCAGTCATCGACCTCGGCCGCCTGCGCGTGCCCGCAGAACGCGCCGCCGCCCTGGCCGAGCTGGACGCGGCCTGCAGGGAGTACGGGTTCTTCCAGGTGGTGAACCACGGCGTGGACGTGGACACCGTGCGCGGGATGCTGGACGTGGCGCGGCGCTTCTTCGAGCTGCCCTTCGCGGAGCGCGCGCGCTACATGTCCTCCGACATCCGCTCCCCGGTGCGCTACGGCACCAGCTTCAACCAACTCAACGACGGCGTCCTCTGCTGGCGGGACTTCCTGAAGCTCGTCTGCCACAACCTCGCCGACGTCGTCCCGTCATGGCCCGACGCGCCCATCGACCTCAG GGAGGCGGTGTCGGCGTACGCGCGGTCGAGCCAGCGGCTGTTCAAGGAGCTCATGGAGGCGGCGCTCCAGGCGCTGGGCATCCGCCATGGAGGAGGCGAGGCCATCTTGAACGATTGCGACGCCGGGTCGCAGATGCTCATCGCCAACTGCTTCCCGGCGTGCCCGCAGCCGGACCTCACGCTGGGGATGCCGCCGCACTCGGACTACGGCTTCCTCACCGTCCTCCTGCAGGACCAGGTGAAGGGCCTCGAGGTCAGGCACGCTGACAGGTGGATCCTCGTCGACCCCCTGCCGGGCTCCCTCGTCGTCAACATCGGAGACCACTTCGAG ATCTACAGCAACGGGAGGTACAAGAGCGTGCTTCACCGGGTGCGCGTCAACTCGTCGAGGTCGCGCATCTCGGTGGCGTCGCTGCACAGCCTGCCGCCGGAGAGGGTGATCGGGCCGGCGGCGGAGCTGGTGGACGAGGAGAAGAACCCACGGAGGTACATGGACACGGACTTCGCCACCTTCCTCGACTTCCTGGCCTCCGCCGAGGgcaagcacaagtccttcctcCAGTCCAGGAGGATCACAATGATTCACACCGATGACGGCCCCTCTCCCCTCCAGCCACAATGA